Sequence from the Anaerobranca gottschalkii DSM 13577 genome:
TGATTTGTTGTAGTTTTCTTTTATAGGCAATTCATTATCTAAAAATGATGTTCCACTTGTATAACTCTCATCTACAAGTATTACTTTTATTCCCACATTTTCTGCTTTATACATTACCTTTTTTATAAATTCTTGATGTGGTATTCCTACAAATGATTGATTAACTTTTTTATTCATTTTACT
This genomic interval carries:
- a CDS encoding zinc ribbon domain-containing protein, whose translation is SKMNKKVNQSFVGIPHQEFIKKVMYKAENVGIKVILVDESYTSGTSFLDNELPIKENYNKSRRIHRGLFRSNNGTLINADLNGAYQIMKKVFPNVFSEGIEGVGLYPIRVNIA